The DNA region CTCTGCCATCAATTGCAATTTGGTGAATGTTCCTGACCAATGCCCATTACCTTCCACTATACCTGCCCTGGGATGCCAAACAATTTATCTCTACAGTCAACTTCTCCAGGTTCGTATCAAAATTCCGATTACTGTTTATTTATACTGTATTTTTATCCCATATCCCAGACTGCAGTAAGTGTTATGTTTTAGAGGTTTTGCATGGGTTCTGCCTTGTTGGTGGTTTCATTACTTCATGTGCTAGTCACTTGGTGTAATTCTAGGTATGATTGTTTGGCAAAGGGGAGGGGAATGATGTTTTGGGTGAggggaaatttttttaaaattgttatactCTTTGTTTTGATTCAGCTTGTGTTGTATTTACATGTTTGAAATGATGTAGGTGGAAATTGCTATTTTAGCATTGTGCAAAGCAATAAGGCTTGTTATATCTCACGAGGGTAATACTGAGGGTTCTTCCAGGTTCTTGGTATTTCTGTCGAATGAATTTCATTCTGAAGCAGTTGAAAGGCTGTTATCTTCAGAGAAGTTCATCAATGCCATTTATAAAGCTGTTGAATCTATTCCCGAAGGGCAAGTATGTGGTTGTATTAGACAAATAACAGAAGATATTTCAGAATCTCTCAGGTGGATGAAAGATTTCTGTCCATTGGTTGATGGCAAGAAATTGCAAAATTTTAATCTGCAAGGGGAATTGCTGGGTAGAGGGCTGTCTAGACTGTATTGTTTAGTTCTTGGTTCGGTTATTATCACCAACAGCAACCACAATCTTCTTGGGGTTGCTGTAAATGAACTTATGGCATTAGTGCGTCCCTACTTGAGTATTCTAGTTGGGCAACAACCAGATACAATCTGCAAGTTCTTTTCTTCTGTCATAGGAGAAACTGTTGATCAGGTGGTTAGAAAGGGaaaagttttaaagaaatttggtAGGTCCAGTCAATGGGTTCTTGTGTTCTTCTTTCAGTTGTTTGTGTCCTGTCAAAGCTTATATAGGCAAGCAAGCCTTAGGCCTCCTGATTTGCCAAAGATGTCTGCAGAGGTGGAGGATTACACAACATATTCTGCCTCTGAGTTGATGGAGAGGATTGATAAGATAGACTTTGGTTATTTTTCTTGGATTGTTCAACCCTCTTCTTCCCTCCTTGTTGTTATGCAATTTATTTCTGACATATATCTTAAACTTGGCTCAGATGACTCTTCCCCTTTGATCTATATATTTCAGTCTATGGCTCTTCGAAGGCTTGTTTACTTGAATAAGCAGATTAAATTgttcaagtatttaaaaaagaaacattatttGCAAAAGAAGTCTTATAGATCTCAAATCAAGACACTGAAAGAAGAGGCGGCTGACcttactaattttattttggagtATTTATCATGTGTGTATCAATCCCCAATCTTTGTTTCTGATTATGTAACTTGTGAAGATGTAGTTTCTGTGGTCACTCAAAGCATCCAAGACCACATAAAAGAAAGATGCAACCAATGGGATTGGGATCTAGGAGTGTATGCTGCTAACAAAAAATCATTGCCAACACTCATTTGGTCAAAGCTTTGCAAAAATGTTGATATTTGGAGCAACCATGCTTCAAAGAAGCAATTGAAAACGTTCTTCTCACATTTACTCCATGCTTACCTTCACAGTGTAACAAGTAGTTTTCAAGAGCCAGGTGTGCAAGAAATTGACAAGTGTAAGCTGCTCAAGACGATCACTTTGTCACAAATATCATCAGAACTTCTAAATGATTCACTTTTTTATGAACAAAAAGTAAGACCCTCTTTTGGTTATACACAATTCATTTTTACCCCTCACACAAACACACATAATAATAGAGTTGCATATTAATCTTTGCCAGTGTTTTTTTTAGCTTATTTCAGTTTTCTGTtgtaatctttaaatttttttttatttaatgctgGGGTGTGGTATTTTGAGCAAGAAAAGGTTAATTCATTTCATACTGTTGTTTCAGTTTGCTCACAGGAGTCTGGCCTCGATATTTTGCCTTGCTTTAGAGAAATTGGTGCTCCCATTATTTAGTAACATTCCATGTACTGATGTCAATCTTCAGTCATTGCCTAATTGGCCagagtttttaagtttttaagttCAACCACTCCTTCATGTGACAAACTTCCTGCAGATATCAGCAGAAAAGACGAGACTTTCCCTGTCACTGACAAAATTTTTAGAGATTGCCACCAGTTGCTTGATCTCTTGTGTCGGATGCAAGATAAAAATGCGAGATCATTTTCGCATCTTCTGACTTGTATTTTCAACCTTGAACGGTACACTCATCTCTCTGTTGGATACTTCTTTATGGTTTTTTGTCTGTTTGCAGATAACAAAAAGAACTTATATTATAGAGAAGAGAAACATTTCAACTAATGCTGGCGTAGGGTATTCATAAAAGACAGAAAGTAAAGAGAAACAGAGTGTCAAAGAGCTCAAAAGTGTAAAAATGCcagaaaagaaatagaagattttatttcttgattgaaaataaacaaTACCAGGAAAAAAATCTATCCTCGAAATGGTTTCCTCTTTTATAACTTAGTACTTGTTCAATTCCCCATTGCTAACAATTCAGAATGTGTTTTGCCCCTCACATCCTTCTATTTATTAACCCTTTATAACTAGCTAACTTACTAACTACTCTAgctattccaaaaaaaatttaccttcCCTTCTGTCCCAATTCCAAACACAACCCTATGCCTTAATAATTGGCATACATACGGTCTTGAGAGTCTTTTCACTTTGATCTGTTGCTTATATTCTAATAGCACTTCAAAACTAGACTTGTTCCTGTTtccaaataattttacttttggCAATAAGAGCCTAAAGGACATTAAACCAGTGCAGCTATATGATATAGAATTTAGGTAGGAAAGAGAAAGGAACAGAAAGAGAAACTAAAGAGGGGAAGAGAGAAGAATAACAGAGTCCTGGGAAATTGTGCACGGCACTTTTTGATTAACATTTAGACTTAGTTTGTCTAAAATTCAACCCTAATTTATTTATAGGCAGCTTACTCAATCCATCTAAACAGCtgactaactaactaactaactaatattcttttcctatttatatttatgcaagactatttgtttatatttttttttatcagtcactatttgtttatatattcaaaagcaAGAAAGTAATTGGacgaaattataaaattatctctctttgcttgaaattttcaaatttgtttaTGATACATTCCTTGACCTTTTTTTGGTTACACATTCCTTGATCCTTgctgaagaaaaagaaattcaaatagttgtGAACCCATGATAAAATGTCTTGGACACATTCTTTAGTTGTTTACTGCAAAAATTTGTTCGAAGCATAATTTGCGAAACAAAATGATTCATTCTCAAGTTTTTGCCTACTTAAACTTTTCAGGCTTCTTATTGGTGCCTTGCTGTATTTTCAGAGTACAATGCACTGGGATTATTATTTTGAGTATTTAAGATTATTTGTCTCTTGTCGGAAGACATTATGGCATATATTAGTCGGATTTTATGATAAGGCAAACACTATCCCATTCTCGCCAAACTCGATTATTTCTGGAAGTTCGCTACCTGTATTGTGGCTTTCAAAGTCATTATCTGTGGTTGTTGGGATTAAAGAGTCACACTCaaccaaaaatattattctctGTAAATCTATGATGTTTTCCTTAATGCATTACACATCAAATGTCTTGTTTGGCATAGGAAAATATCAAATTGTTCACGCTTTTTCCATTAGTAAAGAAGCTGTGATGCCTTGTGAAGAGATCTCTAATCATAAGATTAGCCATGAGGAGAATCATTTGCTTCCATATTCTCAGGACTCCCCCAAGCTTGAGGCATTGAAATGTTTAACCTTTATGGCTGAGAATTTGAGAAAGCAGATACAGAGCTTGCTTGTTTCTGTTCACAATACCCCTTGCAATGTCAATGTGGGATTTGGTCTTACTTATGAAAACATTAATAGATTGTCCTCTTCAGCTTGTTGCTTTAGTAGACTTTTGTGGGGCCTACTCACATCTTCCACGGACCAAACAGATGCTAAAGATagtgatgaaaaagaaaaagtgttgaTGTGGAAAAGTGAGCATGCCTCTGAACTGGACAGTTGTATATCTTCTCTTATGGAACTTACCAatgttttttgtaaacaaattgCTTATCGAGAGTAATCAACTTTCCAAAAGTTCACACAATACACAACATTTTGAAGATCCAGCCGTGAAGTTATCCTTGTCAAGTACCAATTATTTGTCATCTAAAAGTTTAGTTTCTAAGGCTAATGCCTTAGTTGGTACACAAAATGAATCTAAAGCTGCAGCTACTTGCTGTACTTCATCAGCTGTTGATAATGTCTCCAAAAGTGTCAGTAATCATGGGAGAATGTTGAATCCAAATGGTAAAAACTATGTTGCCAGGGTTTTGGCCAGGGTGGAATCCACTGAGCTACAGGGTTTGAATAAGCCTTTGTTGCAAAGCTTGGTAAAAGGTGATCACCCTGAAATAGCTTTTTTGCTGAGACAATTGTTAATTGTTTTCTCATCTCTTTTGAGGTTAAATTTTCTGAAAGATGATGGTTTCTTACCTTCTAGTTTTGTACCTACTTTCATTGAAATTTCACAAGTCCTGTTATTAGAATTTACAGAGATGGTTGCGGTCCCACAGTATTCTGCTTTACTTTTGTTAGATGGTGCTTGCAACTATTTGAGAGAATTAGCGGGTTATTTTCCTTTCACTTATCCTACCTCCTCTAGAAAAgtttacagaaaattgatacaGATTCACATGAGGGCAATAGGCGAGACCATTTCGTTGCAAGGAAAAAGGGCAACACTAACCTTTCATGAAAGACAGTCAAGTACCAAGTCACTTCATAAAGGATCAGTTGAAGCTTATTCTTTTACTGAATTGCACTGCTTTTCCTTGGATGAATTTAAAATTGGGCTGCGGAATTCATTCAAAGCATATATAGAGAGGCCATCTGAATTGCATCTTTTGTCTACTATACAGGCCATTGAGAGATCTCTAGTTGGTATTCAAGAAGGATGTACTGCGATTTATGATgtaatcctatttttttttactagaacATTTATCTTTTTTGGTTAATGATGGATTGAAATAATGGTACCGGACAATCCCTcaataaattgaatttataaaCTAATTCCTAGATTATTGATACTTGCGGTTGAGGAATGTTAGTTGTCTTATCTATTTGATATTACATGCATACctgatttataaatttaaataagattttgattcatggaatttaacattttttttctttatattttttttttctcaaaaaagttTTTATTAGTTACAAGCATTtcctttttagtctttataattaaaatttattaaatctttGTTAAGTTCAACACGCCAAGTCATCAAAGTCACATGAGTAATAATATCACTATAATGTCATGTCATTATTATAGTAGagggaataaaaataaataaaaaattacatagacaaaaaaaaaagagaagaaaaagtttatactgactaaaaataatttacaggaataaaaaaatgaaaaaaattataaagtaaaagaaaagtgacaaatttgaaggcaaaaaaaaattaaaccttaaatatataatttttaataaaaaattaatataaaataaaaatcttaaatagcaaaaaaaattatatttgttaggAATCATACATTTTCTCAAccttctttatttttccttgttcGTCCCTTTGCCACTTACAAATTACATAAACACTTTAAACACTCACTCACAATCTATTACTCTTTCTCCCTAACACACTCATCTCAACAAAATAATACACTCTAGGCACCAATTTAggctttttgaaaaataaataatatacaatCTATGcacaaagtgttttttttttttgtctccaaGAGGGAAGGAATAAAGTGAGTGATCTTAGTCATGagcaacaagaaaaaaaagtaaagattgaaaaaatcatcattattaacaatcttttttattattcaagatttttttatgGCTTATTATCTTCCATGCCTGCAAATTTgtcccttttttcttttgataagaacattttttttaattttcatcccAATAAATCCTTTTTATTCACTTTTAGTCCCTCtatattattctcttatttttttatttttagtccctgtatttttttttcatttttagtctcAGTGAAATGACAAGGCCCACATTACCCTATATATTGATGAAATTGTCAACTTAGTGACTCAGTCATTGAAAATGACGGGGATGGTGAAAATTGCTTAACTGGCTAAATGTGTGGATATTTAAATCAATCACAAAAATCATCCAAATAAACAGGGCatcataaacaataaaatgaagACATCCTCCTTTGTAAAGTAAACAAATATACGAGTAgcataatattaatttctttttatattaaacaaaaaatagtggtgaaaataaataatatgtaacccaaaaaaacataatattatcattctaattaaatcataaaatgtACAGTAAAAGAATCTCTTGTATATCCGTTCATAGACAAAACTATTCTCGTGAATATTTGTTCTCACTTTGATCGATTGACAAGACTTATCCTTGGTTTTCTCCGGGACTCCAGAATtttctccttcaattttgtCAGTGCTGCCAACAATGGAACATGACAGAGACTTAATGAAACATCTAATGTAAATCCAAAACAGCATAACGTAAACCAACATCAAGAAGCGTTGAGCTCATCCACAAGTATAATGGAACCATGAAACCAAGTCTATGAAACATTCAATGTAACTTCAAAAcagcaaaaaggaaaagaaaatcaagCATTAAGATCGTCCCAGATACATGCACAATATAGAGATTTTCtcgtgaataaaaaaaatatacagattTTCTCAACGaacaaaagtaatattttatattcattcCCCATGGAGGAATCAAAAACGATTTTAGAAGATCTCCAGAGACGTTAGAAGATATTTACCTGATTGGTAGGTACTATGAAGCGCTTCAATCAAACTGGATGGAACAGTATACTCAAGACAATCACTAGCCTCAGCCTTTTTCATCAACTTCTTAAATCCTCCAACCTGGAATGGGACAAGAGTTGACAAGAATTTAAGATGCATGATTTAGGTTCAAaggttaaaataaaacataggaAAACAAGAATATTCATACTCTAgtattgataaattaaattagtcaGTCAGAGGGATGAGAGAGCATCAACAAAATCCTAATGGTCATTGACTACACTCAACTATAGAAACAATAGAATGATAATTATTCAAGCCAAAACAGAAAGTACTGATATAGCGGGATGGCTGCTATTTTGaccttttattattacttttattatttaatgtatttgttAAGAACCAAGAATTGAAATGAGAAAAAGATCCCCCTCTCTCCTAttcttcttcccctatttatatctaataaacccCAACTATCTAACTAACCCCTTAACTAATCAATATCCTGACTGTAGTAACTAACTTATTAATAGTCTAACTATGTTAATCAACTTTCCCTTATCCCTATATCCTAACAATACACCCCTCAATCActcttgtcctcaaggttggaATTTGAAAACTGGAATTGTACTGAAACTTCCTCAAGTTTTCTCTAATTGCTGGAAGACAACTGCACCCCTTGTAGCTTTAACTGGGAACGACCCACTGTCCCTGCATGGAAATTGAGGTCCGACGGCTTCGGTGGTGGGAGGGACAAAGGTGGACTCCATATAACTTTAATCATCATGACTGCGTCAGTACATACCTTTTGCTTTAGCTCCATTGCTGAGCTGTCAACCATAGATGCAACAAAGTTTAATGGTAAAAGCTCACCCAACAAGTTGACATTCCAAgattcaaacatcattgatgtTCCAACCACCTCCATGATCCAATTTGGTCCAACAAtgatttaaagaaaagaaagctaaACTAGACTCAAATAGAGgtccaaaactaaaaaaaaaagtgtttgccCCATGGCCCAAATGACACAACCCTAAGCCTAACTTTTTCTGTTGTTCAAAGATGGGAGATGGAGCTAGGGAGTTAAGTAACTGTGGCAACAGAAAAGTTTCAGGGGATGTCTCAAGTCACAATCACAACACATGGGAGTTATACAATAGCACCCTGACTCCCGGTATTCCAGCTGGGAAAGCATCTGTGACACTGAACTACACCGCTACGGAGGGCACCCATTGCGGTGAGGGGCCGCTCGCCACAGCCCTATATTGTGCTATTCTCATCCCTGCTAGTTAGTAGTCATTACAAACTCATTGTAGCTTCTTTCTTTGGCTCAAATGCATAAGCTGGATCTGCACAAACAATGAACATGAGTGAGACAAGGACTTCATACCTCATCTTTTGACATCAATGTGAAGCAACGCCCAGTCTGGCCAGCTCTTGCAGTTCTACCAGCTCGATGAACATACGTCTTTGTGTATTTGGGCATGTCATAATTAATGACATTTCTTACCCCTTCAACATCCATTCCACGAGTCATTGCATCAGAAGATACAAGCACTTGAAACTCCCCTCTCCGAAATTCACCCACTGTCTTGCTGcaaaaagtaacattttttgTCAAAACCCCAGCATATAtagttttcaatacatttgggATACCagtcatttttatttcaaagtTTTTTAATACAAGTTttttcaaacataaaataagcTAATCTAGTCTAAACTTTAAACACGCTACTCATCCAAAGATGAAAAAGTTCTTTCAGAACAAGTTTTGCATAATGTCAAGTCTACAAGGAGAGAGCATTCAGCACAGTTTAAAACATTTACTATTTGTTAAGAGTGAATCAAAACGTACCTTCTTACCCGTTGATGTTTTAGACCAGAAAACTCCTTGATACCAATTTTCAGATCACCAAAACAATTTAGCAATTTGCAGAGATGATGTGTTGATTCCACAGATCTTGTAAAAACTATGCATTTTTCTTCTCCTAGGGATTTCAAAAGGGCAACCAAATACAAGGGTTTGACCTTTCTTTCACAGATctacaaaacaataaaattataaatagaacAGCATAAGGGAACTTTTTTGGAAGAAactataaaatttcaaattaatgaagaattaaataaaactagctAGCTATATAATAACATGACAAATTTAAGGTGAAAAAGGTTCAAAATCATATCCCAATCACACCCTCtgtaaattaaaagaaacaaaaaccctGTCAGTGTCATATACCAGTTTGTAACATTCCAAATATTCTGGGAGCCGATAACGCATTTTCCCAGCACTCAGGAATAAAGGGTGATGCAAATTAAGTTGAGCAAGTCTTCCTGGGTCCCGAGTTAACGTAGCAGATAAAACTATCTTTGCCAGCCTAGACTGAGTTAATTTAAGCACAGTAGGTAACCAGGACTGGTAGTCCTCACGTAGCAATCGATCTGCTTCGTCAACCACGAGATAACGAAGATGCTTCAATGACAACTTGTTGACATGGTCCACTAGCCTTCCAGGGGTCGCTACCAATATGTCGACCTTGCTTTGGAACCACAACGGAGACAAAAACCCAGGATCTGGACCATCGTCTTCTCCAGGTAGATAAATGAGGCTAGAAAGCTCGTGACGAAGCGAAGATTGACCAGCAGCCAAGCCAATACGGAGACCCAGCGGCGATGCAAGGGCGTCGAAGATGCGCTTAACCTGCAAAGCAAGGTCGCGGGTGGGAACTACAACCAAAGCACGGAGGCGGCCACCGGGGTTGGTGAACAAGTTTTGAACGATGGGAAGAGCATAGGCCAAGGTTTTGCCACTTCCGGTGGGCGAGTTTATGCAAAGGTCTCGCTCAAAGTCACCCGGTCCAACCGTTTCTTGCCAAAGTGCGACCTGAACAGGGAACAGCTTGGAAATTCCCATGTTCTCCTCCAGTACCGACTGTAACCTAGTTGTGAAGTGGAACTAATCAATTTGAGTTGAGATAGCGAAATTGAAATTAATGGGTGGAGGAGTACCTGCGTTTCATCAAAGGAACACTACAGACGGGGAGTTCTGGACAGCGAGTGATGTCGACAGGGTGACGCATCCATGGCAGAACCGCGTGTATATGAATAAGGCATGCCTGTTGTTAGTATCATAGCATCTTATTATTACTAATGAACAACTTATTAGCTGAAATACCAAACTTCTATGTGACCAACGACATATCTAAGACTACAACcttaacaaataacaaaaatattaactaaaataaaatacagcTCTATTTGTAGTTTATGGTCTACAATCTACGGTCAATACCAAAATCCCACTCCAACAATATCAAAGAGTCAAAGAGCAATAAATCATTCCAATAAGCCAAAAAGTATTGCATTTGAACACTTCAATTAAACCTTACAAAAACTCGAACCCTAATACTCAAGTTTTCAAGTCACACAAAGCATACACATctaaaaacataatatatataccaaaaaaaaaaaaatcaaattacttTGTGACATGATCATGAAATGCTTATCTTACTTGCTCATCATGAGAAAACTTGCAGCTAGCTCCCCGAGTGCATTCACCTCTTTGGAAAGCACGGCAAACGCCACGTGCCTCCCTCTTCAGCCGCTCTGTCTCttcatcctcctcctccttcttcttATACTTATCAACATGGTCCACCTTA from Glycine soja cultivar W05 chromosome 8, ASM419377v2, whole genome shotgun sequence includes:
- the LOC114423682 gene encoding uncharacterized protein LOC114423682 codes for the protein MRLLVNLWLLMLSCSAINCNLVNVPDQCPLPSTIPALGCQTIYLYSQLLQVEIAILALCKAIRLVISHEGNTEGSSRFLVFLSNEFHSEAVERLLSSEKFINAIYKAVESIPEGQVCGCIRQITEDISESLRWMKDFCPLVDGKKLQNFNLQGELLGRGLSRLYCLVLGSVIITNSNHNLLGVAVNELMALVRPYLSILVGQQPDTICKFFSSVIGETVDQVVRKGKVLKKFGRSSQWVLVFFFQLFVSCQSLYRQASLRPPDLPKMSAEVEDYTTYSASELMERIDKIDFGYFSWIVQPSSSLLVVMQFISDIYLKLGSDDSSPLIYIFQSMALRRLVYLNKQIKLFKYLKKKHYLQKKSYRSQIKTLKEEAADLTNFILEYLSCVYQSPIFVSDYVTCEDVVSVVTQSIQDHIKERCNQWDWDLGVYAANKKSLPTLIWSKLCKNVDIWSNHASKKQLKTFFSHLLHAYLHSVTSSFQEPGVQEIDKCKLLKTITLSQISSELLNDSLFYEQKFAHRSLASIFCLALEKLVLPLFSNIPCTDVNLQSLPNWPEFLSF
- the LOC114422587 gene encoding DEAD-box ATP-dependent RNA helicase 1-like gives rise to the protein MNPPTLVKRTQNINAREAALSIGDHASWHTKYKDSAYIFVGGIPFDLTEGDLLPVFAQYGEVVDVNLVRDKGTGKSKDFAFLAYEDQRSADLAVDNLNGAQVLGRIIKVDHVDKYKKKEEEDEETERLKREARGVCRAFQRGECTRGASCKFSHDEQACLIHIHAVLPWMRHPVDITRCPELPVCSVPLMKRRLQSVLEENMGISKLFPVQVALWQETVGPGDFERDLCINSPTGSGKTLAYALPIVQNLFTNPGGRLRALVVVPTRDLALQVKRIFDALASPLGLRIGLAAGQSSLRHELSSLIYLPGEDDGPDPGFLSPLWFQSKVDILVATPGRLVDHVNKLSLKHLRYLVVDEADRLLREDYQSWLPTVLKLTQSRLAKIVLSATLTRDPGRLAQLNLHHPLFLSAGKMRYRLPEYLECYKLICERKVKPLYLVALLKSLGEEKCIVFTRSVESTHHLCKLLNCFGDLKIGIKEFSGLKHQRVRSKTVGEFRRGEFQVLVSSDAMTRGMDVEGVRNVINYDMPKYTKTYVHRAGRTARAGQTGRCFTLMSKDEVGGFKKLMKKAEASDCLEYTVPSSLIEALHSTYQSALTKLKEKILESRRKPRISLVNRSK